The DNA segment CGGCCATCCTGGTTCGTTTGCCTCGAAGGCGTTCTATGAATTCCTGTGGGAGGCCGCGCAGCGACACTTGGCTTCCGGTCAACTGCGTCTGCAATGGGTTGAACTGGAAGGCAAACCGGTCGCCGCGCAGCTCGATCTGCAAGAGGGTGATACGCTGCTCGACTATTGCTCTGGCATTGCAATCGATTGCGAATACGCCCGACCAGGCTGGCTCGGTGTAACGGCCGGCATTCGTCACGCAATCGAAAGCGGCCGCACCACGTTTGACTTCCTGCGGGGGGACGAAAGCTATAAAAGCCATTGGCGAGCCGAGCCGGTCAAGATGATCCACCTTGATCTGGTTCCCCCGACGTTCAAAGGACGCATGCTGGCCCGGCTACGCGCCACGCTCGGGCACGCCAAGGCACTTGCCAAGCGTCTGCTACGACCGACCGCAAAACCGGAACAATCGGCCACCAACGGCGAAGACGATTCATAACCAGGCTCAACCGAATCGCCATCGCCAACCGATGAAACAGAACAGCAAGCCAGCTAGCAGCGACTTCCTGTTCTCCCTGTCGGTAATGGAACAGCCATGAAACAAAAGGCCTGGGCGATTCATTTCATCTATGCCGGCATCATCCTCCTACTTGCCGGAGGCCAGATGTACGCGGTGGAATCGTACCAATTGACCCCTTCGGCGACCAAGTTCCTGGCCCATAACGTCGGCCCTGGTCCCGAGACCACGCGGGGTGCGTTGAACCACTTGGTTGTCAACAGCGGAGCCCAAGTTCGCGAAACCATCACTCTACCCAATTGGATTGCCTGGGCGTCACTCAGCGCTGGCGCTATCCTAGCCGTTCACGGCGGCCTGCTGGTCGCCCATAAGAAGTAACGGACTTGGAATTTTTCTTTGGCGATGCCTTCTTAAACCTGAGACGACTCTTCGGCAAACGAAGACTCGCTGGGCGTGGTGCTGCCCAACCTCTTCGGAGCAGCAGCGTTTTAAAAGCCTCTGCCCATCGCATAACTGTTCGCTACGAGCACTCCTCCCACCCGCTTTCAGGTGTCTTGCTTAGGCGCGAGGTGAGCGATGACCTCTTCCCCACAAGCTTGAAATGCCTGGTCTAAAACGGCTACTCAAGGGAACCTCGCCTACTCACCCCTCACTAGCGTGTGACATCATTTCCGCGACCTATAGTATGAAAATCACGTATTCATTGAGATGAGATAGTTGTTGAAACGAATTTATCGGATTCAGTGGCGGACTGGGCCCCTTTAGCTTGCGTTTAAGTGGTTGCGGACCGCACATGAGGGGAGTAAGACTGCTATAATGCGGTGATAGGCGGACCTTCCCTGCGGCATCTACTAAAGAGAGACCATTGTGTCGGGAATGGAAAAAGGTTTAGCGGTGTCTCCGGGCATCGCCATTGGGGTGGCATATTGCATCCTAGAGATCTTCGTAAACCCAGACCGGAAACGGTTAGAAGAGCACGAAGTGAACAAGGAACTTGCGCGCTACGAACAAGCTCGCGAACGGACCGCAGTCGATTTAGCGGCGCTGCAAGCCAAGGTGGAAGAGCAAATCGGCAAGAGCGAAGCGGCCATCTTCGCCGTTCACCAGACGATTCTGCGCGACCCGGCGTTTACCAACAAAGTGCGTCACTGGATCGTGGAAGAACACCTCACTGCTGCAGGGGCCCTGCATCGTCTGCTGGAAGAATACACGACCATTTTCTCGAAGACAGGCGACGAGTACCTGCAGGAACGGCTCAACGATATTCGCGACGTGGTCGTTCGTTTAAGTGCCTACCTTTCCGATGTCCTGAACGAGGCTGAAGAGTCTGGTCTGAACGGGCCGCTCATTGTAATTGCGGACGAATTGTTGCCCTCACAAGCGGTTGCCCTGGGGGAAGCAGACGTGCATGGCATTGTGACGCAAGCCGGTAGCCAAACCAGCCACGCAGCGTTGATCGCGCGTAGCCGCGGTATCCCAGCAGTGAGCGGTGTCAGTGGGCTGCTTCGCAAAGTGAAGACCGGCGATACCGTCGTTGTGAACGGAAGCGAGGGGATCGTTTCGATCAACCCAGAATCGGAGGAACTAGCCGCCTATCGCAAGCTGGAACGCGAGTTCTTCCATCTGAAAGACCAACTAGCCGCCAATCGCGATCACCCTGCCGTCACCCGCGATGGCACCGCGCTGAAACTATTGGCCAATATCAACAACGTGAAAGATGTTGAGTCCGCCGTGGCAATGGGCGCCGCTGGCGTGGGATTGTACCGCACCGAGTATCTGTATCTGACGCACGAAAATGTCCCGGACGAAGACGAACAGTTTGCCGTTTACCGCGAGATTTTACAGAAGTCGCCCCAGCATCACATCACGATTCGCACGCTCGATATTGGGGGGGACAAGACGGTCGCTTACTTGGGGCATAATCACAACGAAGCGAACCCATTTATGGGCTGGCGGAGCATCCGCCTATCGTTCGAACACCCCGAGTTCTTCATGTCGCAGCTCCGCGCCATCATGCGCTGCGCGGCAGAGCTGAAGCCTGGGGAAGCGGGAGAAGTGAACATGCTTTTCCCCATGATCACCAACGTCGAAGAAATGCGCAAAGCTCGCCATTTGGTTCGCAAAGCCGAGAAGTCGCTCGACGAACGCGGTGTACCACGCGGCCAGATCAAAGTGGGCATGATGCTGGAAGTCCCCGCTGCGGCAGTTGCCATTCACCACCTCTTAGAACTGGTCGACTTCGTTTCGATCGGTTCAAACGACTTAGTGCAATACTTAACGGCAGCCGATCGCGATAATCCCAAAGTCAGCGGGCTCTGCCAGCCGTTGTCGCCGGCGGTGGTCATCACACTCAAGTATGTGATCGAGGCGTGCAATCAAGCCAACATTCCGGTCACGCTGTGCGGCGAGATGGCCGGCCAGCCGCGAGCGTTTCTCCTTCTTTTGGGAATGGGGCTCCGCAGCTTTAGCATGAGCCCGGCTTTCATCCCTACCATTAAAGAACTAGCCAATCTAGCCACCGTCGAGCACGCCCAAAGGGTGGTCGAGAAGGTCATGGAGATGAAAACGACCAATCAGGTGAAGCGGTATCTCCGCATGGAATTGGAAGCAATCTCACCCGATATCGCCCGTCTCGATACCGAATAAGGGGCAAAGCCAACTCGTCGCACTAATTTTACTGAATAGGGGGCTTGGGGTGCATGGATAAATTGAGGAAAATCTGACTGTCAACGCAGCTTGACGCGACGAGAGAGCTATACTTTCGCGTCCTTTGATTCTGATGATTGATAGAGAAAGGTTTACCCCCTATGACTCCTTCTTCCCGCATGAATGTGTTGTGCAGCTTGGCTATGGTAAGCATGGTTTGGTTTGGTTTCCAAGCAACCAACCTCAACGGAATGTCGCGTGTTCAGTACCGTACGCAAGTTCGCTCGATGCCGTTGCTCGAACGCCCGAACCGACCTGGTCACTTCTACGGCAATAATGTCCGTCGTGTCCACCACTGGCGTCACGGCCGCTAAGCCAACAACCATTTCCCCCCTAATGAATAACAAGATGGCCGCAACCGAACAGGTACCGGCCATCTTGGCGTTTCTTGCTTGGATAACGGGGCAGCTCACATCCAAAGCTACTTTGGCTGCGGTTGAATTCGGTCGACCACGACCACGCGGATATCGCATACGTTGGTATGGGTCGGACCGGTTTGAATTAAGCGGGCCAGGGGCTGGAAGAAGTGATAGGCGTCGTTTCTGGTCAGGTAAGCGGCCGGATCGAGGCTGCTCGTTTGCATCGTTCGCAGCGCCGGCCCATCCATCCAAGCCCCGGCTGCGTCGGTCGGGCCGTCTTCGCCATCGGTGCCGCCACTCAAGATGGCGATTCCATCCAGACCCTTTTGTGCGAGGGCATCCACGGTGGCGGCCAAAACTAACTGTTGGTTTCTTCCCCCTAGTCCTCGCTCAGACTCAGCGGCCAGCTTTACGACCGGTTCTCCCCCGGTGATCAGGCAATCGGGGCCTGCTTCGTTTTGCATCTTATAGGCCATCTTCAGCAGGTGCCGTCCGATCTCTTCGGCTTGCCCTTCCATGCTGGTCGCACAGTGCATCACGTGCGAGTAACCACGTTTTTCCGCTTCGATCCCTGCCGCATCAACCGCGACCGCATTGTTGCCAATCACATAGTTTGCCACGCTGCAAGACGTATGGGCAACGTCCTGCGAGTAACGCTTCGCTTTGGCGGTTAGTCCCTTCATAATCGCCGCAAACTTTGGCTCGCGATCGGCCCCAAGTTCTTCAAGCACGGCCAACGCATCGTCAGCCGTCGTAGAATTGGGCACCGTCGGGCCGGAAGCAATCACGTCGAGCGGGTCGCCAAGTACGTCCGAGATAATCAAGCTGACCAGATTGCCCGCTTGGCAGTGCCTTGCCAGGCCGTGCCCTTTAAAGCGGCTTAGCTGTTTGCGAACGGTATTGAGCTGTTCGATGTTGGCACCGGCACCGCTCAGGAACTTGGTGATCTCTTGTTTTTCGCCCAGGCTCACACCATCAATCGGGGCTGGCAACAAAGCCGAGCCCCCGCCAGAAATCAAACAGATGCACAGATCATCCGCCGTCATCGCTTCCGCCATCTGCAAAATCTGCCGCGTGATTTCCACCCCTTCGAGCGTGGGCGAGTTCTGTCCGGCAGGACGCCCTGCTTTTAGCTTGATATGCGAAAGCTCTTGCACGCAATCTCCAGGCACGCTGAGTAAACCGCACACCTTCTTTTCGTCGAGCAGTTTCTCTCCGAGCGCCTTTTGCAAACCGATTGCCATCCCGGCGCCTGCTTTGCCGCCGCCAACGACAAAAATTCGCTCAATCGCAGGTAAATGAAACTCGGACTCCCCGACGTACAGCGTTTCGCCCACCACTTCTACCGCGTCGTAAACTAACTGGTCACTTCGAACCGCGTCGACACCAGCTTGCCAGATGGCTTGGATATCCTCGGCAAGTTGCTCAGGCAGGCGTTTCATGGCGTAACCTCGGTTGGGGCCGCAAGGCGGACCAGAAAACAAATTGATCTAGGAAATCCGCACGATATCGGTCCACTGCTGCTTTTGCTGAACCGTAATTTGTCCCAACGGGTTGTCGTCGTCGGCACAACAGACCAAGCCAATGAGGTAGCCGGTTCCCTGGTAATCGGCTCGGCCAGATAACGCCAACCAGGGCGTCCCTTCACCATGCTGCCCCGGTAGGTTGGCCTGCGAAAAGAAACGTTGCGAGAATCCCTTCGTACTCATTTGGCCCGGCCAACGATAGACATCTGGGCGATGAGCCCGGACGACCGACATCATGTGGGGTAAGAAGTGGTCCATCAGGCCGCGCAAGGTTTCTTCACTGATCAAGTCGTGCCCCCTGCCAGCCTGGGCGACAACGATCGCTACGATTCGAACCGGCACGTTATAAACGCGAACGTCGGGTCCTAGAAGCGACTTTGGCCCCGAGGGGATCAGCGGATCGATGGCGATTTCCACCGGGTCGACTTCCGGAGGGAGATCCTTCTTGGGCAGCACATAAAAGTAGAAGATCAGGCCCACAACAAGCAGCCCAATAATCAACCCCAGCAGCATCGGCGGCGGCACGCCCCAATCAGCCAACAGCAACACAGGCAAGCACTCAGTCCTCAGAAGAAATCAAGATGCGGCGAAGATGGCCTCTCGATCGTAGCGAATCGACCTGCCTGATCGCAACTCCCCGGCTGGGAACTTCACGACGTTTACGGTTGAAGCGTTTGAAAACGATTGTCATCCGCCCCGGTTTCGAAGCCAGGGGCGATCTCTGGCCCACGTGCCTGTTCGTAAATCTGGACCGTTACATCATCCAGAAACACTTCCCCTTGGTCAGCCAGTTCAAAAGTCAGCAGCATGGTATCGTTCTCGCCGGTCGCTCGAATCAGCGTAAACTCGGTCCACTCGCTCGCCTCCTTGAGATGCAGCCCTAGCTCGCGTCCGCCTAGCGAATCGTGGATTAGTACGCCGCCCGATTCGTCCGAGAGTTTCTTGGGAATGCGAATCCAGCCACGAATTAAAACTAGCCGATCATGCTCTAAACGCACCGGAGCGCTGCGAATCGCGATCGGCGCTTGCTCGGGGCGGGCATACAAACCTTGAGCGTCCGGTTTCACGCGCATCGCCACCGCATAATTGCCACCGTGCGGCTCTTGCGGCGTGAACTCGACTTCCGAATTAAAGCCTGGCTGCGGCGTCCGTTCTTGCACCCAACCACTGCTTAGCAGGAACGACGGGTCTTCCATCGCTCCGCCTGGCAAGATGTTGCCACCAGGACGCAGGTACTGCAAGTTGCCTTGCAAACGCGAAGCAAAAGGTATCAGGTCGTACGACACCAACGTCGGATTGGTAAGCGGATAGCGATACTGCGCAGCTAACTGTTGCCACTGAATTTTCTGCACGCGGGCCACCTTGTTCTCGGCTTGCACGGCAAGGCGATAAGCTTCTTGCAAGTTCTCAGCTTCGTACATCCGCTCGGCCTCGCGAACCTCTGCCCAGGCCTGATTGATTCCGCGGGTGATCGCAGGGGATTGGGTCGGCGACTCGAGCGCACGTCGCACACTTTCGGCCAGGTTAAATTCATGCTGAGCAATATCGATCCGCAATTTCACCAGCGCCGCGCGATGCTCTTCGCTACGACGGTAAAGGTCGCGAATCACACGTTGGTCTTGGGTTAGCACGACGAGCGAAACGTGTTCCATCTGGTCGAGATGAATCTGCATGTCCCCCAGTCCGCGGCTTTGCTCTACCCAGTGAATGCCAGAGTCGCCAATCAAACGCGCCTCGGATGCCATAGGCACCCCTCGCACGCGGACGGTTACTTTTTTTCGTTCAGGGATCGGATCGATCACCAAGTGATCTTGCGG comes from the Bremerella cremea genome and includes:
- the ptsP gene encoding phosphoenolpyruvate--protein phosphotransferase, with translation MEKGLAVSPGIAIGVAYCILEIFVNPDRKRLEEHEVNKELARYEQARERTAVDLAALQAKVEEQIGKSEAAIFAVHQTILRDPAFTNKVRHWIVEEHLTAAGALHRLLEEYTTIFSKTGDEYLQERLNDIRDVVVRLSAYLSDVLNEAEESGLNGPLIVIADELLPSQAVALGEADVHGIVTQAGSQTSHAALIARSRGIPAVSGVSGLLRKVKTGDTVVVNGSEGIVSINPESEELAAYRKLEREFFHLKDQLAANRDHPAVTRDGTALKLLANINNVKDVESAVAMGAAGVGLYRTEYLYLTHENVPDEDEQFAVYREILQKSPQHHITIRTLDIGGDKTVAYLGHNHNEANPFMGWRSIRLSFEHPEFFMSQLRAIMRCAAELKPGEAGEVNMLFPMITNVEEMRKARHLVRKAEKSLDERGVPRGQIKVGMMLEVPAAAVAIHHLLELVDFVSIGSNDLVQYLTAADRDNPKVSGLCQPLSPAVVITLKYVIEACNQANIPVTLCGEMAGQPRAFLLLLGMGLRSFSMSPAFIPTIKELANLATVEHAQRVVEKVMEMKTTNQVKRYLRMELEAISPDIARLDTE
- a CDS encoding glycerate kinase type-2 family protein, which gives rise to MKRLPEQLAEDIQAIWQAGVDAVRSDQLVYDAVEVVGETLYVGESEFHLPAIERIFVVGGGKAGAGMAIGLQKALGEKLLDEKKVCGLLSVPGDCVQELSHIKLKAGRPAGQNSPTLEGVEITRQILQMAEAMTADDLCICLISGGGSALLPAPIDGVSLGEKQEITKFLSGAGANIEQLNTVRKQLSRFKGHGLARHCQAGNLVSLIISDVLGDPLDVIASGPTVPNSTTADDALAVLEELGADREPKFAAIMKGLTAKAKRYSQDVAHTSCSVANYVIGNNAVAVDAAGIEAEKRGYSHVMHCATSMEGQAEEIGRHLLKMAYKMQNEAGPDCLITGGEPVVKLAAESERGLGGRNQQLVLAATVDALAQKGLDGIAILSGGTDGEDGPTDAAGAWMDGPALRTMQTSSLDPAAYLTRNDAYHFFQPLARLIQTGPTHTNVCDIRVVVVDRIQPQPK